In a genomic window of Thermogemmatispora onikobensis:
- a CDS encoding acyl-CoA dehydrogenase family protein, with protein MQFDLDEEQRAIRDTVRRFTEQEIVPHASTWDEQEYFPREVYLKMAPLGLLGMTIPETYGGSALSRTVAALVYEELARGDMATAVGLSVHNMVAGSIARFGHEEQRERWVRRLAQGELLGAFALSEAGAGSDAASLQCRAERRGDTYVLNGTKMWVTNGGEADLYLVMARTSPVRGSQGISCFVVEKETPGFRFGKTERKMGLHSSPTRELIFEQCTIPLGQRLGEEGQGFKIALSSLDGGRINIGAIAVGVAQAAFEVARSYACQRTQFGQPIGAFQAVQFMLADMAMKIEAARLLVYEAAYKLDHEQNASMYASMAKCFATDVAMEVTTNAVQVLGGAGYVRDYPVERYMRDVKVAQIFEGTNQIQRMVIARALLGNIR; from the coding sequence GTGCAGTTCGATCTCGACGAGGAGCAACGAGCGATTCGCGACACCGTCCGTCGCTTTACAGAACAGGAGATTGTGCCCCACGCCTCTACGTGGGACGAACAGGAGTATTTCCCACGCGAAGTCTACCTGAAGATGGCGCCCTTGGGCCTGTTGGGCATGACGATCCCCGAGACCTACGGGGGCAGTGCTCTGAGCCGGACCGTGGCCGCCCTGGTCTATGAAGAACTGGCCCGGGGAGATATGGCTACCGCGGTCGGCCTCTCGGTCCACAACATGGTAGCAGGCTCCATCGCTCGCTTCGGCCACGAGGAGCAGCGCGAGCGCTGGGTCCGACGCCTGGCCCAGGGCGAGCTGCTCGGAGCCTTCGCTCTCAGTGAGGCCGGCGCCGGCTCGGATGCAGCCAGCCTTCAGTGTCGCGCCGAGCGTCGCGGCGATACCTATGTGCTCAATGGCACTAAGATGTGGGTCACCAACGGAGGCGAGGCCGATCTCTACCTGGTGATGGCCCGCACGAGCCCAGTCCGTGGCTCACAAGGAATCAGCTGCTTTGTAGTTGAGAAGGAGACTCCTGGCTTCCGCTTCGGGAAAACCGAGCGCAAGATGGGCCTGCATTCCTCCCCCACCCGGGAGTTAATCTTTGAGCAGTGCACTATTCCGCTCGGTCAGCGCCTGGGTGAGGAAGGCCAGGGCTTCAAAATCGCGCTCTCGTCGCTGGACGGCGGACGCATCAATATCGGCGCCATCGCCGTGGGAGTGGCCCAGGCCGCTTTCGAGGTCGCTCGCTCCTACGCTTGCCAGCGGACACAGTTCGGCCAGCCGATCGGCGCTTTCCAGGCCGTACAGTTTATGCTGGCCGATATGGCCATGAAGATTGAAGCTGCCCGCCTGCTGGTCTACGAGGCCGCCTATAAGCTGGACCACGAGCAGAATGCCAGTATGTACGCCTCAATGGCCAAGTGCTTCGCCACCGATGTGGCAATGGAGGTCACCACGAACGCGGTCCAGGTTCTGGGCGGCGCCGGCTACGTGCGGGATTACCCGGTCGAGCGCTATATGCGCGATGTGAAGGTGGCCCAGATCTTCGAGGGCACTAACCAGATTCAGCGCATGGTGATCGCCCGGGCCTTGCTGGGGAATATCCGTTGA
- a CDS encoding DNA translocase FtsK — translation MAASDQKNQRKERIVPGVEAKRTARASAAAGAVGSSRARVEQRTPGPAHARQAPKRASAGSRSSGRKASSAPSSPPADQTGDERFIHWLRAQWQRLEPHQQQQFYSLILLLLSLVLLGALTIFRQAFFLKEIRAISTALLGWSVYVLALSLLALAGILLIEGLLQRNLLRRSLVGGLALLWLLVLAESQLLFGGETGGFLGALLILPLHNWPAAVGHILILGLMVLVSIVTFRITFGHILAAARFVRQLFADHVERPAHTGSGEGARGPSPFLGQRPRYSRYGGQAQAGASSGDDEGTAQGTRAGMVRSSVSPAEPTMSEEDEDIIEFEPDFESDDDRQDGRDRAFHRHQPGSLLRGPYPPPKPLNRQEYQAATRGAQQQPLPFDGEHPPQQPLHISAHNVVPNLPEMEPLTPNPLKRQSAAEVSRGSQPRSGGQPSSPWKLPDLGLLNRPEDMKLQMLGEDTVALAKLIQDTLRSFRVEAEVRPEDISIGPTVIRFGIRPTGKPAMQPDEKGRLVPVRDASGNIVYESRTRVSRIMALQNDLALVLEARSIRMEAPVPGRPYVGVEIPNKNSRLVTLREILESKEYQSARAKSRLAVALGKDVAGAVRVGDLARMPHLLIAGATGAGKSVCINAMIATFLMQATPDDLRLLLVDPKMVELTHYNGIPHLLMPVVTEVDTVVGLLKNAIHEMERRYRLFSRLGVRNLDSYRKLRNERLARGDNSLQNLPAIVIIIDELADLMMTAPEEVEGLICRLAQLARATGIHLVVATQRPSVDVITGLIKANIPTRISFMVSSAIDSRTIIDMGGAERLLGRGDMLYLPADAGKPERIQGAFVADEEIERLVTYWKEQASQHRPGGSPEIEPGWEVHEQEAEESTLDDELLEQAEQVVREYGRASISLLQRRLRVGYARAARLIDLLEAHGIIGPQESGGRAREVLESRPSFGGSRHEGEGRTMADEVEEIIAEERARQEALRRQQERQLREPRPAANDNDQPAAEE, via the coding sequence ATGGCAGCCAGCGATCAGAAGAATCAGCGTAAGGAGCGCATTGTCCCGGGCGTAGAGGCGAAGCGGACGGCGCGGGCGAGCGCTGCCGCAGGCGCCGTCGGGTCCAGCCGCGCCCGCGTTGAGCAACGGACTCCCGGACCTGCTCATGCCCGGCAGGCACCAAAGCGCGCCTCGGCGGGTTCCCGGTCATCGGGGCGTAAAGCCTCTTCAGCCCCGTCTTCCCCCCCCGCTGACCAGACGGGGGACGAGCGCTTTATTCACTGGCTCCGCGCGCAGTGGCAACGCCTTGAACCCCATCAGCAGCAGCAGTTTTACAGCTTAATCCTGCTCTTGCTCTCCCTGGTCCTGCTCGGTGCACTGACGATTTTCCGTCAGGCTTTCTTTCTGAAAGAGATCCGTGCCATCTCTACGGCTCTCCTTGGCTGGTCGGTCTACGTGCTGGCTCTCAGTTTGCTGGCGTTGGCCGGGATCTTGCTGATCGAGGGCCTGCTCCAGCGCAATCTGCTGCGCAGGTCACTGGTAGGCGGGTTGGCCCTGCTCTGGCTGCTGGTCCTGGCTGAAAGCCAGCTCCTTTTCGGTGGTGAGACCGGCGGCTTCCTTGGCGCTCTCCTGATTTTGCCTCTCCACAACTGGCCAGCTGCTGTCGGTCACATTCTGATCCTGGGCCTGATGGTCCTGGTCAGCATTGTCACCTTCCGCATCACCTTCGGGCATATTCTGGCCGCCGCCCGCTTCGTGCGCCAGCTCTTCGCCGACCACGTGGAGCGTCCCGCGCACACCGGCAGTGGTGAAGGTGCCCGCGGCCCTTCGCCTTTTCTTGGCCAGCGTCCCCGCTACAGCCGCTATGGCGGTCAGGCTCAGGCCGGAGCCAGCTCTGGAGACGATGAAGGGACCGCTCAGGGAACACGCGCCGGGATGGTCCGCTCGTCAGTCAGCCCCGCAGAGCCAACGATGAGCGAGGAAGATGAGGATATCATCGAGTTCGAGCCAGATTTCGAGAGTGACGATGACCGCCAGGATGGCAGAGACAGAGCGTTCCACCGGCACCAGCCTGGCTCTCTTCTCCGCGGTCCGTATCCGCCGCCCAAGCCGCTGAATCGCCAGGAGTATCAGGCCGCCACACGAGGAGCGCAGCAGCAGCCGCTGCCCTTCGACGGCGAGCACCCGCCTCAGCAGCCGCTGCACATCTCCGCGCACAACGTTGTCCCCAATCTGCCAGAGATGGAGCCGCTGACGCCCAATCCTCTGAAGCGTCAGTCAGCTGCGGAGGTCAGTAGAGGGTCGCAGCCTCGCAGTGGAGGTCAGCCCTCGTCTCCGTGGAAGTTACCGGACTTGGGCCTGCTCAATCGGCCCGAGGACATGAAGCTGCAGATGTTGGGCGAAGATACGGTCGCCCTGGCCAAGCTCATTCAGGATACGCTGCGCAGCTTCCGCGTCGAGGCCGAGGTGCGGCCTGAAGACATCAGCATCGGCCCCACGGTGATCCGGTTTGGCATCCGCCCGACAGGCAAGCCGGCCATGCAGCCTGACGAGAAAGGGCGCCTGGTTCCTGTGCGCGACGCCTCCGGCAATATTGTCTATGAGTCGCGCACACGAGTGAGCCGCATTATGGCCCTACAGAACGATCTGGCCCTGGTATTAGAGGCGCGCTCAATCCGCATGGAGGCCCCGGTGCCAGGCCGACCCTACGTCGGCGTCGAGATCCCTAATAAAAATAGCCGCCTGGTGACGCTGCGGGAGATCCTGGAGAGCAAGGAGTATCAGAGCGCGCGGGCCAAGTCCAGACTGGCGGTGGCCCTGGGCAAGGATGTCGCCGGCGCGGTTCGCGTTGGCGATCTGGCGCGCATGCCCCACCTGTTGATCGCCGGGGCCACGGGCGCCGGCAAAAGCGTCTGCATCAATGCGATGATTGCCACCTTCCTGATGCAGGCCACTCCCGACGACCTGCGCCTGCTGCTCGTCGACCCCAAGATGGTCGAGCTGACGCACTACAATGGCATTCCTCACCTGTTGATGCCAGTGGTGACAGAAGTTGACACGGTGGTGGGCCTGCTCAAAAACGCGATTCACGAGATGGAGCGCCGCTATCGTCTCTTCTCCCGCCTGGGTGTGCGCAACCTGGACAGCTATCGCAAGCTGCGCAACGAGCGACTGGCCCGCGGAGACAACTCGCTCCAGAACTTGCCCGCCATCGTCATCATTATCGACGAGCTGGCCGATCTGATGATGACGGCGCCCGAGGAGGTAGAGGGGCTGATCTGCCGCCTGGCTCAGCTTGCCCGAGCCACAGGCATCCACCTCGTGGTAGCAACGCAGCGCCCCTCAGTCGATGTAATCACCGGCCTGATTAAGGCCAACATTCCAACGCGCATCTCCTTCATGGTCAGCTCAGCCATTGACTCGCGGACCATCATCGACATGGGTGGAGCGGAACGCCTGCTTGGACGCGGTGACATGCTCTACCTGCCCGCCGATGCCGGCAAGCCGGAGCGCATCCAGGGAGCCTTTGTCGCCGATGAAGAGATTGAGCGCCTGGTCACCTACTGGAAAGAGCAGGCTTCCCAGCATCGCCCAGGAGGCAGCCCGGAGATCGAACCCGGCTGGGAGGTTCACGAGCAGGAGGCCGAAGAGTCTACACTGGACGACGAGCTGCTGGAGCAGGCCGAACAGGTAGTACGCGAGTATGGCCGGGCTTCCATCTCTCTCTTGCAGCGGCGCTTGCGTGTCGGCTATGCCCGAGCAGCCCGCCTGATCGACCTGCTAGAGGCCCACGGCATCATTGGTCCCCAGGAGAGCGGCGGGCGAGCGCGCGAGGTGCTGGAGAGCCGCCCGAGCTTCGGCGGAAGCCGCCACGAGGGCGAGGGCCGCACGATGGCCGACGAGGTCGAAGAGATTATTGCCGAGGAGCGGGCCCGGCAAGAAGCCCTCCGACGCCAGCAAGAGCGCCAGCTACGCGAGCCGCGCCCAGCTGCCAACGACAACGATCAGCCCGCCGCCGAAGAGTGA
- a CDS encoding efflux RND transporter periplasmic adaptor subunit encodes MSDVETNLQPLLEDEGSEIATEEAVRLDTKLTVPPRRRRRRGWLIATVVVVVLLLAAGGALAYMHQMAQQQPQYTQATVTTGNLAVTVSGTGPVMPRAQYNLNFPSSVGGQISEIDVQVGQHVTKGQVLAKVNSPSLQDAVTQAQQAVNNAQTAYNDAVNSGAAQSQLDQLQGQLQSAEDQLAAAQHNLSQTVLTAPSDGTIVAINGTVGQTPGTTNSSSGSSGSSGSNAFMVLVDTSSLTIAAAVNEADIASVQVGQPASFTVAAYPNRTFHATVSSVDILGQSSSNVVSYTVDLTVDQSSLNGAHIYPGMTATVNITTQQRIGVLLVPNQALTFTNEAVQVGAISRQTLAQVYRNAGISFGQGNANSTGGTSASGTSGNGGSSSSTRVVLTLRNGQLTPVVIQTGLTNGTYTEVTSGLQDGDQVVVSATGGVFSNLSTTSTGSGSSGLGGGNGFGGGGARFFGGGGGGR; translated from the coding sequence ATGTCTGATGTCGAGACGAATCTCCAGCCGTTACTGGAGGACGAGGGGAGTGAGATCGCTACAGAGGAAGCGGTGCGTCTGGACACCAAACTCACTGTGCCGCCGCGTCGCCGGCGCCGGCGCGGGTGGTTGATTGCCACTGTGGTGGTGGTCGTTCTGCTGCTGGCTGCAGGCGGTGCGCTGGCCTATATGCATCAGATGGCGCAGCAGCAGCCTCAGTATACGCAGGCGACGGTGACCACCGGCAACCTCGCGGTGACCGTCTCGGGCACTGGGCCAGTCATGCCGCGGGCCCAGTACAATCTGAACTTTCCCAGCTCGGTGGGTGGCCAGATCAGCGAGATCGATGTGCAAGTGGGCCAGCACGTAACCAAAGGCCAGGTCCTGGCGAAGGTCAATTCCCCCTCGCTGCAAGACGCCGTGACGCAGGCCCAGCAGGCGGTGAACAACGCCCAAACGGCCTACAATGATGCGGTCAACAGCGGGGCTGCGCAGTCGCAGCTTGATCAGCTCCAGGGTCAGCTCCAGAGCGCGGAGGATCAGCTGGCAGCAGCTCAGCACAATCTTTCCCAGACGGTGCTGACGGCTCCTTCCGATGGGACGATCGTGGCCATTAATGGCACGGTCGGCCAGACACCTGGCACAACCAACTCTAGCTCCGGCTCCTCCGGCAGCAGCGGGAGCAATGCCTTTATGGTGCTTGTAGATACCAGCTCGCTGACCATCGCCGCAGCTGTCAATGAAGCCGATATTGCCAGTGTCCAGGTGGGTCAGCCGGCTTCCTTCACGGTGGCGGCCTATCCTAACCGGACCTTCCATGCGACCGTCTCCTCGGTCGATATCCTTGGCCAAAGCTCTTCCAATGTGGTGAGCTATACCGTTGATCTGACGGTTGATCAGAGCAGCCTCAACGGGGCTCACATTTATCCGGGCATGACGGCCACCGTCAATATCACGACCCAGCAGCGCATCGGGGTCTTGCTGGTGCCCAACCAGGCCCTGACCTTTACCAATGAGGCTGTGCAGGTTGGCGCCATCAGCCGGCAGACGCTGGCACAGGTCTATCGCAATGCCGGCATCTCCTTCGGCCAGGGTAATGCCAACAGCACTGGCGGGACCAGTGCCTCTGGCACCAGCGGCAACGGAGGCAGCAGCAGTAGCACGCGCGTGGTACTAACGTTGCGCAATGGTCAGCTGACCCCGGTGGTGATTCAGACGGGCCTGACCAATGGAACCTACACCGAGGTGACCTCGGGTCTGCAGGACGGCGATCAGGTGGTGGTCAGTGCGACGGGAGGCGTCTTCTCTAACCTCTCCACGACCAGCACGGGCAGTGGTAGCAGTGGCCTGGGGGGCGGTAACGGCTTCGGCGGTGGTGGGGCGCGCTTCTTTGGCGGAGGAGGAGGTGGCCGCTAA
- a CDS encoding ribonuclease J, with product MEKIRLIPLGGLGEVGKNMMVIEYGEDIIIVDAGLMFPDDEMFGVDLVIPDTTYLQDKKQRIRAILVTHGHEDHIGGLPYVLPALDFPPVYATRLTQGLIQVKLKEHKLQDRAVIKMVAPGDKVKLGKCTAEFFHVNHSIPDAVGIVIHTPVGTVVHTGDYKFDHTPVDGQPADFGTLARIGTEGVLVLLGDSTRVESPGYTPSERVVSDSLDKIFANAPGRILIATFASLISRVQQVVDTAVRYGRQVALVGRSMVSNVQMAIDLGYLSIPKHTLIRAEDINKLPPERIVIICTGSQGEPTSALTRIANQDHRLVRIQPGDTVILSATPVPGNEKMVNRTINNLFRQGAEVFYQGVSPVHVSGHAAQEELKLMLSMIRPKFFVPIHGEYRQLMLHAKLAASLGIPADHIVIAEDGDVIEVTKNSIHAAGHISCGNVYVDGLGVGDVGQIVLRDRQVLAQDGILMAVLTVDKETGRPLAGPDIISRGFVYMRDAEELLASARERVLESFVGLNGHASDWSFVKDKIKHTLSEFLYEKTHRRPMVLPVVMEV from the coding sequence ATGGAAAAAATTCGACTTATCCCCCTGGGTGGGCTTGGGGAAGTCGGAAAGAACATGATGGTGATCGAGTATGGTGAGGACATCATCATCGTTGACGCGGGGCTGATGTTTCCTGACGATGAGATGTTCGGGGTTGACCTGGTGATCCCGGACACCACCTATCTGCAGGACAAAAAGCAGCGTATTCGGGCGATTCTGGTCACCCACGGCCACGAGGACCACATTGGTGGTCTCCCCTATGTTCTCCCCGCGCTCGACTTCCCCCCCGTCTACGCTACCCGTCTGACCCAGGGGTTGATCCAGGTGAAGCTCAAGGAGCATAAGCTGCAGGATCGTGCTGTCATTAAGATGGTCGCTCCTGGCGATAAGGTCAAACTGGGCAAGTGCACTGCGGAATTCTTCCACGTCAATCACAGCATTCCTGACGCGGTCGGTATTGTGATTCACACGCCCGTGGGTACCGTGGTGCACACCGGTGACTATAAATTCGACCATACGCCGGTTGATGGGCAGCCGGCAGATTTTGGCACACTGGCGCGCATTGGTACGGAAGGCGTTCTGGTGCTACTGGGCGACAGCACGCGCGTGGAGTCGCCTGGCTATACCCCCTCGGAGCGCGTGGTCAGCGACTCGCTTGACAAGATCTTCGCCAATGCTCCCGGGCGCATCTTGATCGCTACCTTCGCTTCGCTGATCTCGCGTGTGCAGCAGGTAGTCGACACAGCGGTGCGCTATGGGCGTCAGGTTGCTCTGGTCGGGCGCAGTATGGTGAGCAATGTCCAGATGGCCATCGATCTGGGTTATCTGAGCATCCCCAAGCATACCCTGATCCGCGCTGAGGATATCAATAAGCTGCCGCCTGAGCGCATTGTGATCATCTGTACTGGCAGCCAGGGCGAGCCGACTTCGGCGCTAACGCGCATCGCCAACCAGGACCATCGTCTCGTGCGCATTCAGCCGGGTGACACCGTCATTCTTTCCGCGACGCCGGTGCCAGGCAACGAGAAGATGGTCAATCGCACGATCAATAATCTCTTCCGCCAGGGGGCGGAAGTCTTCTATCAGGGCGTCTCGCCGGTGCACGTCTCTGGCCACGCCGCTCAGGAAGAGCTGAAGCTGATGCTGAGCATGATCCGACCGAAGTTCTTCGTGCCGATTCACGGCGAGTACCGTCAGCTGATGCTCCATGCAAAGCTGGCTGCCTCGCTGGGCATCCCCGCAGATCACATTGTGATCGCCGAGGATGGCGACGTGATCGAGGTGACGAAGAACTCGATCCATGCTGCTGGCCATATCTCCTGTGGCAATGTCTATGTCGATGGCTTGGGCGTGGGCGATGTCGGTCAGATCGTACTGCGCGATCGCCAGGTGCTGGCCCAGGATGGTATCCTGATGGCCGTTCTGACGGTCGATAAGGAAACGGGGCGCCCTCTGGCTGGACCGGACATCATTTCGCGCGGCTTCGTCTATATGCGCGATGCCGAGGAACTGCTGGCGAGCGCGCGCGAGCGAGTGCTGGAGTCCTTCGTTGGTCTCAACGGCCACGCCTCCGATTGGTCCTTTGTAAAGGACAAGATTAAGCACACGCTCAGCGAGTTCCTTTACGAGAAGACCCATCGTCGGCCTATGGTCCTGCCGGTAGTTATGGAGGTCTAA
- a CDS encoding response regulator transcription factor has translation MRLLVIEDEPDIAHALAKGLRQRGYAVDVAYDGERGCMLAEVNDYDLVVLDLNLPGLDGLEVCRRLRALRPALLILMLTARSKPDERVAGLELGADDYLVKPFYFAELVARIGALLRRDLRGREPLLCYADLKLDPVARVVWRGNQRLSLTGKEFGILEYLMRHQGEVVSQETLLEHVWDSQANPFTNTVRVHINSLRRKLGDVAEAPRYIETVVGQGYRLGPLSAPLEEKA, from the coding sequence ATGAGATTGCTGGTCATTGAAGACGAGCCTGATATTGCGCATGCGCTCGCGAAGGGATTGCGCCAGCGTGGCTATGCTGTCGATGTTGCCTACGATGGGGAGCGCGGTTGTATGCTGGCCGAAGTCAATGACTACGACCTGGTTGTCCTCGATCTCAATTTGCCCGGCCTCGATGGCCTGGAAGTTTGTCGCCGCCTCCGGGCGCTTCGCCCTGCTTTGCTCATCCTCATGTTAACCGCTCGCAGCAAGCCGGACGAACGGGTGGCCGGTCTGGAGCTGGGGGCTGATGATTATCTGGTCAAGCCCTTCTACTTCGCTGAACTGGTGGCCCGCATCGGCGCCTTGCTGCGTCGCGATCTCCGCGGGCGCGAGCCGCTTCTCTGCTACGCCGACCTGAAGCTTGATCCGGTAGCGCGCGTGGTCTGGCGTGGCAATCAGCGCCTCTCGCTGACCGGCAAAGAGTTCGGCATTTTGGAATATTTGATGCGCCACCAGGGTGAGGTGGTCAGTCAAGAAACGCTCCTTGAGCACGTTTGGGATTCGCAGGCCAATCCGTTCACCAACACGGTGCGTGTGCATATCAATTCGCTGCGGCGCAAGCTGGGAGACGTCGCCGAGGCGCCGCGCTATATCGAAACGGTTGTTGGCCAGGGCTACCGTCTCGGTCCGCTCTCTGCCCCATTGGAGGAGAAAGCATGA
- a CDS encoding DUF5666 domain-containing protein encodes MATVRQAARQLLRWAAGLLSLMALLLLAACGTNSTAGGVGASASATPTCPPAPRFQSVSGTVQSVSTGSFTVRDRQGQSKQVVYTSSTRFTQQVQEKVSDLKNGEQVTVFVNQDTDGTYSAVSIAAGGVQAGFASNGGGPGQSGQGSRQGFGGNRGNVNTACFRRQGQGSIGANGAGSNQSERAVRGSITQIVGNRLTVTDSSGSNFVLTLTSATRVVETRAASASDLKNGVTVLVVGSNGSQGQLTASSVIINPQMQGR; translated from the coding sequence ATGGCTACTGTCAGACAAGCGGCGCGTCAGCTGCTCCGCTGGGCCGCTGGCTTGCTCTCGCTGATGGCCCTCCTGTTGTTGGCGGCCTGTGGCACCAACAGCACCGCTGGGGGCGTCGGCGCCTCTGCTTCTGCGACCCCCACCTGTCCCCCTGCCCCACGCTTTCAGAGCGTGAGCGGGACAGTGCAAAGCGTGAGTACTGGCTCCTTCACGGTGCGAGACCGGCAGGGTCAGAGCAAGCAGGTGGTCTACACCAGCAGTACGCGCTTCACCCAACAGGTGCAAGAGAAGGTGAGCGACCTCAAGAATGGGGAGCAGGTCACGGTCTTTGTCAACCAGGACACGGACGGTACCTACTCCGCCGTCTCTATCGCCGCTGGAGGCGTTCAGGCAGGCTTTGCGAGTAACGGCGGCGGCCCTGGTCAGAGTGGCCAGGGCTCACGTCAGGGCTTCGGCGGCAATCGCGGCAACGTCAATACGGCCTGTTTCCGGCGCCAGGGTCAAGGGAGCATCGGCGCTAACGGCGCTGGCAGCAATCAAAGCGAGCGCGCCGTGCGCGGTAGCATCACCCAGATCGTCGGTAATCGGCTGACGGTGACCGATAGCAGCGGCAGCAACTTTGTGCTGACCTTGACCAGCGCCACGCGCGTCGTTGAGACCAGGGCTGCCAGTGCGAGCGATCTCAAGAACGGGGTGACGGTGCTGGTCGTTGGTTCCAACGGCAGCCAGGGTCAGCTAACCGCCTCCAGTGTCATCATCAACCCCCAGATGCAGGGGAGGTAA
- the trmD gene encoding tRNA (guanosine(37)-N1)-methyltransferase TrmD, producing the protein MHIDIFTLFPAMFEGPFSESILKRARERGLLSIALHNIRDFTTDKHHVVDDYPYGGGVGMVMKPEPIFAAVEAVYQGGPIILLTPQGRLFHQQIARELAREPRLSLICGHYEGVDERVAEHLATDELSIGDYVLTGGELPAMVVVDAVARLIPGVLGDEASTHEESHSDSLLEYPQYTRPPEFRGWRVPEILFSGNHAQIARWRRKEALRRTKRRRPDLFARLDLSSKEDQKLLKELETEGW; encoded by the coding sequence ATGCACATCGACATCTTCACGCTCTTCCCGGCCATGTTTGAGGGGCCGTTTTCTGAAAGCATCCTCAAGCGTGCACGCGAGCGAGGTCTGCTCTCGATAGCCTTGCACAACATTCGAGATTTTACGACTGATAAGCATCACGTTGTCGACGATTATCCTTATGGTGGTGGCGTCGGTATGGTCATGAAACCCGAGCCGATTTTCGCCGCGGTCGAGGCCGTCTATCAGGGCGGGCCTATCATTCTGCTGACGCCCCAGGGTCGCCTCTTTCATCAGCAGATCGCACGCGAGCTGGCCCGCGAGCCGCGCCTTTCTCTGATCTGTGGCCACTATGAGGGGGTCGATGAGCGCGTGGCTGAGCATCTGGCAACCGACGAGCTTTCGATCGGCGATTATGTGCTCACTGGCGGCGAGCTGCCTGCGATGGTCGTCGTCGATGCTGTGGCCCGCCTCATTCCCGGCGTCCTGGGCGACGAGGCCTCAACGCACGAAGAGTCGCACAGCGACTCTCTGCTGGAGTATCCCCAGTACACCCGTCCGCCGGAGTTCCGTGGCTGGCGAGTGCCCGAGATCTTGTTCTCCGGCAATCATGCGCAGATCGCGCGCTGGCGGCGGAAGGAAGCCCTGCGCCGCACGAAGCGCCGGCGCCCCGATCTCTTTGCCAGGCTTGATCTCAGCAGCAAAGAAGATCAGAAGCTCCTCAAGGAGCTGGAGACTGAAGGCTGGTAA
- a CDS encoding sensor histidine kinase has protein sequence MSRYSFSLSRLGLRLPRLRRARRRFLPLRLRIAIGSAALVFVLSFSLLFFINIAAINSFSRIIHSTGLDWSRTAVSPNGARLRNALPPLPAPLAERLAESFARGHLNPIERALLLELQSISLIGLALVAVLGGFGAYWLAGTALRPLRQVSNAARRISVETLDTRLGLTGPRDEIKELAEAFDAMLARLGETFAQQGRFVANVAHELRTPLAAMRASLEVVTGDPQATLEDYQEMAAAQERALTRLESLVSNMLLLVKSEQPLYTRSEVSLGPLLEEVLQELQPLAQEHGVSLVLENLPDLVVIGDELLLARVFSNLIENAICYNRSGGEVRVNGLESEGQACITVADTGIGIPPEEQGRIFDRFYRVDSSRSRHSGGAGLGLSIVAAIVQQHHGQVSLWSEPGRGSIFTVSLPLAQAEQSDLSPASLPSSIGCAGSEALLSTGQELASVVARAG, from the coding sequence ATGAGCCGATACTCTTTCTCGTTATCGCGCCTGGGTCTGCGCCTCCCGCGCCTGCGTCGTGCGCGGAGGCGCTTTTTGCCACTGCGCTTGCGGATTGCTATCGGCTCCGCTGCGCTGGTTTTTGTCCTTAGCTTCTCGCTGCTCTTCTTTATCAATATTGCTGCCATTAATAGTTTCTCGCGCATCATTCACAGCACTGGACTGGACTGGTCGCGCACAGCGGTCTCGCCGAATGGCGCTCGTCTCAGAAACGCGCTTCCGCCCTTGCCGGCCCCGCTGGCGGAGCGCCTGGCTGAGAGCTTCGCTCGCGGCCACCTCAATCCTATTGAGCGTGCCCTCTTGCTGGAGTTGCAGAGTATCTCTCTGATTGGTCTGGCTCTGGTCGCTGTGCTGGGTGGATTTGGGGCCTACTGGCTGGCGGGTACCGCTCTGCGTCCCCTGCGCCAGGTGAGTAATGCGGCGCGGCGCATCAGTGTCGAGACGCTCGATACCCGTCTGGGGCTGACAGGACCCCGCGATGAGATTAAGGAGCTGGCCGAGGCCTTTGACGCTATGCTCGCCCGGCTGGGCGAGACCTTTGCTCAGCAGGGGCGCTTTGTTGCCAACGTGGCCCACGAGCTGCGCACCCCTCTGGCGGCCATGCGCGCCAGTCTGGAAGTCGTGACTGGTGATCCACAGGCGACGCTGGAGGATTATCAGGAAATGGCTGCTGCTCAAGAGCGCGCCCTCACTCGCCTGGAATCGCTTGTTTCCAACATGCTGCTGCTCGTCAAGAGTGAGCAGCCGCTCTACACCCGCAGTGAGGTCAGTCTGGGGCCGCTGCTGGAGGAGGTCCTCCAGGAACTGCAGCCGCTGGCCCAGGAGCATGGGGTCAGCCTTGTGCTGGAGAATCTGCCCGATCTGGTGGTAATCGGCGACGAGCTGCTGCTGGCGCGCGTCTTCTCCAATCTGATCGAAAATGCGATCTGCTACAATCGCTCGGGCGGTGAGGTGCGTGTCAATGGTCTGGAGTCCGAGGGACAGGCGTGCATCACGGTAGCTGACACCGGCATCGGCATTCCGCCCGAGGAGCAGGGACGCATTTTTGACCGCTTCTATCGCGTTGACAGCTCGCGCTCGCGTCACAGCGGCGGGGCTGGCCTTGGCCTCTCTATCGTCGCGGCCATCGTGCAGCAGCACCACGGACAAGTCAGTCTTTGGAGTGAGCCGGGCCGTGGCAGCATCTTCACTGTCTCTCTGCCGTTAGCTCAAGCTGAGCAGTCTGACCTCTCTCCTGCTTCCCTGCCATCGTCTATTGGATGTGCAGGCTCCGAAGCGCTCCTCAGTACCGGCCAGGAATTAGCTTCCGTGGTGGCGAGGGCAGGCTAA